The following are encoded in a window of Shewanella psychrotolerans genomic DNA:
- a CDS encoding nitric-oxide reductase large subunit: protein MSKQRLTAIALLLVLIASFTVLLSIGSEIYREKPPIPTAFVGEQGQVLYTQDDIEQGQLVWRSMGGHQLGSIWGHGSYVAPDWTADWLHKEAQAWLDITAKSRYNLPFRELNSEVQAGLEQALREDMRQNSVVDDAKGTITISLSDTRIAAINQVGEHYIALFGDDPQLSVLREQYAMKEGTVPDLARRQKLNAFLFWGSWAAVTERAGENYTYTNNWPYDPQIGNTPTSDNIVWSILSIVTLIAGIGALVWHHAAGKHEDLPKPASQDPLFLTKPTASQKAVGKYFVTAIGLFLLQIFLGGITAHYAVEGQNFYGIPLSEILPYSVTRTWHTQLAVFWIATAWLGTGLYIAPALSGHEPKFQRLGVNILWVALVIVVLGSMAGEWIGVQQYFDLDTNFLLGHQGYEYIDLGRVWQVLLLVGLLIWLALVTAAIRPALKVKGEMRPVIWVLYASCVAIGLFYGAGLFMGKHTNLAIAEYWRWWVVHLWVEGFFETFATSVIALMLVRLGLIRGRSANAAVLFTTVIFLTGGLIGTLHHLYFTGTPTAVIAWGAIFSALEVVPLAIIGFEAMESYRLREASPWMIHYKWAIMFFVATAFWNLVGAGVLGFLINPPIALYFIQGLNTTATHGHAAFMGVYGMLGMGLMLFCLRGLTGQIVWNEKLLKWAFWTLNIGLAAMVFMSLLPVGITQFFAVLEHGYWFARSPEVIHSPLVETLVWMRMPGDILFGAGGLFMGIFLFDLIKKAINKKTQPVLSQDQLSANA from the coding sequence ATGAGCAAACAACGGCTAACAGCGATAGCTTTACTACTGGTGCTAATCGCTTCTTTTACTGTGTTGCTGAGCATCGGCAGTGAGATCTATAGAGAAAAACCCCCTATTCCAACTGCATTTGTCGGTGAGCAGGGTCAAGTCCTTTACACTCAAGATGATATCGAGCAAGGGCAGTTAGTCTGGCGTTCAATGGGGGGGCATCAACTCGGATCTATCTGGGGACATGGCTCATATGTCGCGCCAGATTGGACCGCAGACTGGCTACACAAAGAAGCTCAAGCTTGGTTAGATATCACCGCTAAAAGCCGCTACAACCTGCCATTTAGAGAGCTCAACTCTGAAGTGCAAGCGGGCTTAGAGCAAGCACTACGCGAAGATATGCGTCAGAACAGTGTGGTTGATGATGCTAAAGGTACTATCACTATTTCCTTATCGGACACCCGTATAGCTGCGATAAACCAAGTCGGTGAGCACTATATCGCTTTATTTGGTGATGATCCTCAGCTCTCGGTTCTAAGAGAGCAATATGCAATGAAAGAAGGCACAGTTCCTGATTTAGCGAGACGCCAGAAACTCAATGCTTTTCTATTTTGGGGATCATGGGCAGCCGTCACCGAACGAGCGGGTGAGAATTACACCTACACCAACAACTGGCCCTACGATCCACAGATTGGAAATACACCAACCTCAGATAATATCGTCTGGTCTATTTTAAGCATTGTTACGCTTATCGCCGGTATTGGTGCTTTAGTTTGGCACCATGCTGCAGGCAAACATGAAGATCTACCTAAACCAGCGAGCCAAGATCCACTATTTTTAACTAAGCCTACGGCATCACAAAAAGCGGTAGGAAAATACTTTGTCACGGCTATAGGTCTATTTTTACTGCAAATATTCTTAGGTGGTATCACAGCGCATTATGCTGTTGAGGGGCAAAACTTCTATGGCATCCCCCTTTCTGAGATTCTGCCTTACTCAGTCACTCGTACTTGGCATACACAATTAGCCGTATTTTGGATAGCAACCGCTTGGCTAGGTACAGGCCTTTATATTGCCCCAGCGCTCTCTGGACATGAACCCAAGTTCCAACGCCTTGGTGTAAATATTCTTTGGGTCGCCTTAGTGATCGTCGTCCTAGGGTCTATGGCCGGAGAGTGGATAGGCGTTCAACAATATTTCGATCTCGACACCAACTTTTTACTCGGTCATCAAGGTTACGAATATATCGATCTCGGCCGCGTCTGGCAGGTATTGCTGCTTGTAGGGTTACTCATTTGGTTAGCGCTGGTAACTGCTGCGATTCGTCCAGCCCTGAAAGTTAAAGGTGAAATGCGCCCTGTAATTTGGGTACTGTATGCCTCTTGTGTCGCCATTGGCCTATTCTATGGTGCAGGCTTGTTCATGGGAAAACACACTAACTTAGCCATTGCCGAATATTGGCGTTGGTGGGTGGTACATCTGTGGGTTGAAGGCTTCTTTGAAACCTTTGCCACTTCGGTCATCGCGCTCATGCTAGTTCGTCTAGGGTTGATCCGTGGTCGTAGCGCTAACGCCGCGGTACTATTTACCACAGTTATCTTCTTAACCGGCGGCCTTATCGGTACCTTGCATCACCTCTATTTCACTGGTACGCCCACGGCGGTTATCGCATGGGGCGCAATCTTCTCTGCACTGGAAGTGGTTCCACTAGCCATCATTGGTTTCGAAGCCATGGAAAGCTACCGTCTACGTGAAGCAAGCCCATGGATGATCCATTATAAGTGGGCCATCATGTTCTTCGTCGCCACTGCATTTTGGAACTTAGTCGGAGCAGGCGTATTAGGTTTCTTAATCAATCCACCTATTGCCTTGTACTTTATTCAAGGGCTAAATACTACAGCAACCCATGGTCACGCCGCATTTATGGGAGTATATGGCATGTTAGGAATGGGATTAATGCTATTTTGTCTACGTGGACTGACAGGTCAAATTGTCTGGAATGAGAAACTACTTAAATGGGCATTTTGGACGCTTAATATCGGCCTAGCGGCCATGGTATTTATGTCTCTTCTACCTGTGGGCATTACCCAGTTCTTCGCGGTACTTGAACATGGCTATTGGTTTGCGCGTTCACCAGAGGTGATCCACAGCCCTCTCGTTGAAACCTTAGTTTGGATGCGTATGCCGGGCGACATTCTGTTTGGCGCAGGTGGTTTATTTATGGGAATATTTCTTTTTGATCTCATCAAAAAAGCCATCAATAAAAAGACACAACCAGTATTAAGCCAGGATCAACTCTCGGCTAATGCATAG